ACCAGATGCTGAATCTTGTAAACTTTTAGTAAAACGTATCCTTTCTCGATATCGCATTCCCTATCTTTCCATCACCCCTACTTTTAGTGTATGTCCAAAACATGGATATCTTACAGGTGAACATTGGCATTGTCCAAAGTGTGGTGAAGAATGTGAGGTTTATTCACGAGTAGTGGGATATTATCGGCCAATAAGTAATTGGAATAAAGGAAAACAGCAAGAATATAGAGAAAGAAGAGCTTTTAAAATTTATGCTTAATATAGGTGGATTTACACCTTTATCTACAATTGATTATCCTGGATGTTTAGCAGCAATCATTTATACACAAGGATGTAATTTTCGCTGTATTTATTGTCATAATCACAGATTGATAAATTGTGAAGAAATGCCTATTTCATGGGATAAAATAAAGACATTCATTAAAAGTAGAAAGCGTTTGATGGATGGTATTGTTATTACTGGTGGTGAGCCTACTTTACAAAGAGAATTGCCTTCTTTTTGTGCATGGCTTAAAAAAATAGGTTTTTTAGTAAAACTTGATACAAATGGGACAAAACCTTTAATGCTTAAATTACTTATTGAAAAGGGACTTATTGATTATATTGCTATGGATATTAAGGCTCCTTGGCATAAATATAAAAAAATTATTCAAGTAGACTTTCCCATAAGTATTATAAAAGATAGTTTTAATCTTATAAAACAAAGTGGAATAAAATGTGAATTTCGTACTACTGTCCACAGTGAATTGCTTAATTTTGAAGATATAAAAGAAATTATTAAATTAGTTGGAAAAAAACATCTCCTTTGTTTCCAAATTGCTCAACCTACTTCTATTTATAATAAGCCAAATATATATACTAAAGAAAAATTAGAGACACTTATAAAGGAATTTCCTGAATATAATTTGATGGTGAGATAGGTAAAGGGATTTGTTTCCCCTTACCTATCTCTTTAATTTTTTATTTTTTTATTTTTACTTCTTCAAAAAGCAATTTTTTTTGAGAAACCGGATTAGGAATAAGTTTTTTATAAATTGCTTTTTGCTCCTCCTTCTGCAACAACTCACGTGCCATATCAACGCATCCTGCTTCAGCAAGCGTAATAGCCATAAAAAGATTATCTATTTTTTCTTTAAATTCTTTTATCTTACCCATAGCTCCCTCCTTTAAGTAGCTAATAATTGTTTTTTCTGCATCTTTTCAATCAAACGAAAAATAACATTGTATAAATCTTGTAACCAAAATGGTTTACTAATAAATTCTGAAGCACCTTTCCTAAAAGCTTCTCTTGCCACTTCTGCTGTAGCAAAACCTGTAATGATGATCACCTCTGTTTTGGGCTTTTTGCGTTTAATTATCTCTAAAATCTGCATACCATCAATTTTATTCATTTTTAAATCCACTATTGCGATATCAAAACATTTTTCCTCCACTTTTCTTAACGCCTCAGAACCATCAATACATACTTCAACATTACAACCAATCCTCTCTAAAGCCGTTTTTAACCTCTTACACAAAACAGCTTCATCATCTACTACCAAAATGCATGGTTTTTTAGGTTCCACTCTTAAACCTCCCTCTTACTTTTTTTCTCTCACTACCATTACAGGACAAGGTGCTTCCCCTAATACCCTTTGTGTTACGCTACCTAAAAAAAACTTACTAAAAACACTATGCCCATGACTCCCCATCACTATCAAATCACAATTTTGCGTCGTAGCAATTTTAACAATCTCCTCCCAAGGCTTACCTTCTACCAAACGACTTATTGCTGAAATTCCCTTTTGAGAAGCGTATTTATAGGCTTCCTCTAAAAGCTTCTTTCCCTCTTGCTGAAATGCTGATTTTAAAGAACTTATTTTATAAACCTCTATCAAATCAGCATTTTGAGGGACTACATGAAGAATAATGACAGATGCACTATTTTCTTTAGCAATTTTAATAGCTTCTTCTAGTGCTATTTTACTTGCTTTAGAACCATCTATCGGGACTAAAATAGTTTTATAGTTCATTTTACCTCCTATTTAATTGTTGTAGTAGCTGGAACAGCATATCTCTTAACTAATCTTTGTTTCGCAAAGTGAGCTTTAAACACAGTAATAAGGATAAACAGTGTTGCGACAAAACCACTCCCGAAAAGGAAAATTCTACTTAAAGTCTCACATAGATGTACATTCTGTGGTGTAAGATTAATAATATGCAAACTATTCATATATTCAGGAATAGCAAAGGCACGTGAAATACAACATAAAAGAATAAGAATAGCTGTGATTAAACGGATATAAAGTTCTTTTACTAAACTTGTGCCAATCGCACCAAAATAAATGCCAACAAGAGAACCAGCATAAAGAAGTAAAGTAAGACGTAAATCTACATATCCACTTAAGGCATAATTAAAAGCTCCCCATGCTCCCATAAACATAGCCAAAAAAAGTTCTGTACCAGCTGCCACTACAGTAGGTACGCCAAAGACATAAATCATAGCTGGTACACCAATGAAGCCACCCACACCAATGGTCCCAGCCATATAACCAACTGCTAAACCTACAACGATAATTACTAAAAGAGAGATTTTAACGCCTGCTACCTTAAAATGAATAAGAGGAGGAATCTGAAGTTTGCTAGCTAACTCTAAGAGAAATTTAGATGGGCCTGTAGCTCCACCACGTAAGGTTTTAAGAGCATCTTTAAGCATAGAACCACCGATTAAACTAAGAGTAAGCACAAAAAATACACTTACATAAAGACTAGAGCCGGCTTTTCCCAATTTTTCAAAGAAATAACCATTTACCCAAACAGCAAGCTTAATCCCTATAAGAGCAGTTATAAGCATAAAAATGGCTAACTTTTTATCTACATGTCCCATTTCTCCGTGTTTTTTAGAACCCATCATAGCTTTACCAAATTTATGAGTAATGTTTGCTCCTACCGCCATTACACCTGGAATACCTAAATTCATCATCCCTGGTGTCATAATAAATGCCCCTCCAGAACCTATAAAGCCAGAAAGTAGTCCTCCCATAAATCCTAACAGAACAACTACTGCTATTGACCAGGGATGACTTTGAAAAATTTGTGTAACTATTTCTGTTTTATTTGCTATTTCAGCAACTGGAGCACTTAAAGCTGCCATAGCTACCTCCTTTTTATTTATTTTTTAATGACCTGCTGTTTTTTCTAATCCTAAAAGCTTAGGAATACATTCAGTAAAACTACCATAGGTATAGGCTACTATTGGAACTGTTAACATTACTGCTAATGCCCCTAAAACACCTCCTTTCATGTATAATACTTTATTAAATTTTTCCAAAAGAGGGAAAAAACCAAAATATATCCCTGCCGCACCAGTTCCAAAAAGCAACATACGACTTAATATCCGACCATTAGAACCTTTTTCTTTTATTAAAGAACGCGCAGGTAACACAGGGCAAGAAAAGT
The sequence above is drawn from the Candidatus Desulfofervidus auxilii genome and encodes:
- a CDS encoding response regulator; this encodes MEPKKPCILVVDDEAVLCKRLKTALERIGCNVEVCIDGSEALRKVEEKCFDIAIVDLKMNKIDGMQILEIIKRKKPKTEVIIITGFATAEVAREAFRKGASEFISKPFWLQDLYNVIFRLIEKMQKKQLLAT
- a CDS encoding anaerobic ribonucleoside-triphosphate reductase activating protein encodes the protein MLNIGGFTPLSTIDYPGCLAAIIYTQGCNFRCIYCHNHRLINCEEMPISWDKIKTFIKSRKRLMDGIVITGGEPTLQRELPSFCAWLKKIGFLVKLDTNGTKPLMLKLLIEKGLIDYIAMDIKAPWHKYKKIIQVDFPISIIKDSFNLIKQSGIKCEFRTTVHSELLNFEDIKEIIKLVGKKHLLCFQIAQPTSIYNKPNIYTKEKLETLIKEFPEYNLMVR
- a CDS encoding sulfite exporter TauE/SafE family protein is translated as MAALSAPVAEIANKTEIVTQIFQSHPWSIAVVVLLGFMGGLLSGFIGSGGAFIMTPGMMNLGIPGVMAVGANITHKFGKAMMGSKKHGEMGHVDKKLAIFMLITALIGIKLAVWVNGYFFEKLGKAGSSLYVSVFFVLTLSLIGGSMLKDALKTLRGGATGPSKFLLELASKLQIPPLIHFKVAGVKISLLVIIVVGLAVGYMAGTIGVGGFIGVPAMIYVFGVPTVVAAGTELFLAMFMGAWGAFNYALSGYVDLRLTLLLYAGSLVGIYFGAIGTSLVKELYIRLITAILILLCCISRAFAIPEYMNSLHIINLTPQNVHLCETLSRIFLFGSGFVATLFILITVFKAHFAKQRLVKRYAVPATTTIK
- a CDS encoding universal stress protein, with protein sequence MNYKTILVPIDGSKASKIALEEAIKIAKENSASVIILHVVPQNADLIEVYKISSLKSAFQQEGKKLLEEAYKYASQKGISAISRLVEGKPWEEIVKIATTQNCDLIVMGSHGHSVFSKFFLGSVTQRVLGEAPCPVMVVREKK